The Sabethes cyaneus chromosome 3, idSabCyanKW18_F2, whole genome shotgun sequence DNA window ggacaacattagtaaggaaatccagcggtGCATTCAAGCAGAAAATCGAGCTTGCTTTAcccttcgctatacgctacgatcaagaagcacacGCTACCGTACGAAtctgataatgcacaaatcttttattaggtTAGTAGTTTCTTATGGACTCGTTAGgtcgctcacggaggatatatgcgcccttgccgtatccgaacgaaagggtactgcggatatttggcgaagtactgaaagcgaagagtggtggagacgtatgaatcacgagctacaggcattgtttggagttaatcccatcgtacatttggcgaaagtcagtaggctatggTGGGCCATACACGTCGTAAaaatgccggacgatagtgcgacggaaacagttgtcttcaacaacctcactggcaccaggagcacggggctcaacgtgcaaatggcacgatcacgtcgaaagtgacttgtgacttttgagacgactagaaaattggcgacgagtggccaaaattcgagttaaatggaggcgactgcttgaatcagcacgagctaccttggctttaggctactgacgttgactacgatatattgtgtcatccacgtttatcgtacgcaactaccgaccaataagtttaatctaactaatttttctaacgggacaacgttactatatcagtaaatatcaataatagcgaaaccttactgatacttagtgatattattgcttactgataactatcagtagttaatgatagttttcccatccctacaggtaaccaataagcatcaccaatgctattcaaatgtaggccaataagcatttaagtcaccttaaatgctagttaaatgctattttggcaaaatatacggctactttactgataaccttcttatagtgctgacaatgctaatttacagctaattaccgacacgaagaatttgaatataattttggatgctaatttacaacatctatgcagtcaaaaagctaatatacaacaccgtgcagtataaaatgccagatacgctgatttgctgcttatgttaatgcttattagttaccaggaatgggtagtttaatatacaaatatgccatttttccttacagtaaagtagaaaacaacttccctgTCCCcgcattgcatagccagaaagcggctagtaatattcgccatgattgtaaaacatttcgccgaatatcattttgcgaaaaaccttaagcggaatgtaccatttcacggaaaacttttttgtggaaagtaccatttcgcgatcctctccttactcgctaggaaaacaaataaacctagacagtagtgatttctgcggggagttgcctccccccagtggacggcgcttccgacggcgggtcgccggcaacactcgcggccatctcatcctgaatgatctactgttactatagatagtttttgtggtcttgttattgactaatgttttatggaagagtctcgagtttctcgagttcgattagtttttgagtttcgcaaaaatttctgttttatttgtatgagagtccatatccccctaccacaggggtgagaggtctctaactatcataaaataaattcaaactccaACACCAAATAAAACAACTCCAAATAAacaactccaaaatctcccacatgccaaatttggttccatttgcttgattagttctcgagataagaaatttgcatttcatttgtatggaagcccaccctcttaaaggggagatgggtcataactcgctttctaaagaggagaggggtagcaattcaccatagaaaaaaatcttgcctccaaaaccacttacatgtcaaatttggttccatttgattgattacttctcgaattatgaggaaatttgtatttcatttgtgtagaagcccccctcttaaagtgggggaggggtcctaattcaccatagaaaatatttgtgcctccaaaaacttccacatgccaaatttggttctatttgcttgattagttctcgagttatgaggaaatttgtatttcatttgtataggagcctccctcctaaagtggggaggggtcctaattcatcatagaaaaaattcttgtttccaaaaacacccacatgccaaatttggtttcatttgcttgattagttctcgagttatgaggaaatctgtttttcatttgtacagcagccgccctcttaaagtgggtaggggtcctaattcaccatagaaaatattcttgccctcgtaaactttcacatgccaaatgttgttccatttgcttgattagtactcgagttatgaggaaatttgtatttcatttgtataggagcccccactcctaaagtggggaggggtcccaattcatcatagaaaaaaaatttgtctccaaaaacacccacatgccaaatttggttccatttgcttgattagttctcgagttatgaggaaatgtgtttttcatttgtacaagagccccccctgttaaagtggggaggggtcctaattcaccatagaaaatattcttgccctcgaaaactttcacatgccaaattttgttccatttgcttgattagttctcgagttatgaggaaatttgtatttcatttgtatggaagccccccccccctcttaaaggagataggagtcataattccccttgtaTAGAGGGGAtggtctcaatttatcatagaataaattcttgtcaccaaaaacacccacatgccaaattttgttctatttgcttgattagttctcgagttatgaagaaatttgtgtttcatttgtgtgggagccccccctcttagtggaggaggggtctctaaccatcactaaaacctttcctggccccaaaaacctctacatgcaaattttcgcgccgattggttcagtagtttttgattctataaggaacatcccgacagacagacagacagaaatccatttttatatataagaagatgCCAATGATTAACTGACGGAAGGGCAATCTAATCTACAAATTTAGTCAGGATAGGGGGCAGAGAGCCAAGTTCCAAATACGCAATGTAGCACCAACACTTTGCTAATAGTGGAAGACTCTAATATTTCATAAATGAGCAAGTAGTCCAGAAAGATCTAATATCGGACAAAATCAATAATAAACCGTGAGAGGAATCGACAAACCATCAGTTAGAGAGATTCCTTACATAATTATTGTCACTTACAATAGTGGCTCTTCGCTATCGCGCAACACAATCAACTTCGGCGACTTTACTGCACTGAATGTGTGTAGGAACctagtttttatttttagaatcATCTTTAGAACCAATTTTACGTTAAATTAAATAGGTAATTTAAGTTTTACCCTTCTGTGTGTTCCGACTAACCATTTAGCTTAGTTCGTCAACGCTTTATATTCACCTTCGGTTCTATTCTAATAGGtttaatattgtcaattgcaaggaaaattgtaccatccaaagtgcgatatcgctcataaaagtgctattttgtattaaatcgtttcggtctcttcggcgcacttattgcttggaatataacgaaaaagtgcgccgaagataccgaaacgatttaatgcaaaatagcacttttatgagcgatatcgcacttttgatggtacaattttccttgcaatcagcaatatattGATTATATTTTAATTTAAGAACTATTTAAACTATTACCAATATAGATTAGATATTTAGCATTAAGCAAACGAATCAAACAATAGATTTAATGATGAAaatcttttatctttttttgcCGCTTTGTCATAACTTTAACGTTTGTAAACGACATTTCGCTGACGATCATTTCGTCAGTCGCTAGATGCGGCCGCAGTTCGCAATCGATTCAGCCAGGGGTGGACTAGGTACGCTGGTGGACGTTGCGCAACTAACACTCCCCCTTTAATGCTTCGAAGATCCTTCTGAGTTGCATTACATCCTACGTCAACGTCGAGCACCGCACGGTTTGTACTGCGGCCCACCTCACTTGTCCGTCGGTTGCTACCTTGGTAGCGATGACTCAGCCTTTGGGCCAGCAGTTTCGAGGAGACTTGTTATCGATGAGAACGACGATGTCGTCGATCTGGATTGGCTTCACTTGCTGGCACCATTTCGTTCTGCGGGTCAGCGAAGGAAGGTAATCGTGTAACCATTGCTTCCAAAACCGGTTCGCAATGTTCGCAAATCTCTGGTGCCTGTTCTGTTTCAGCAGGGCAGAGTTGTCGTCGAAACAAGTTCATGGAAGTGCTTCACTCGATGATCCGATGAGAAAGTGGTTTGGTGTTAGCACGGGTGACTGATCGTCATCGagagcagtgttgccacatattcatctgtactggaaggtaaaaaaatctttttcatctgtactttcgctctcaaaaatctgtaccaaaatctgtaccacaaagttggtttgttacatagggaaacctggtttgtttgctttaaaaaatacaaaaatcgcaaattactgATTTCTTTGATGATATTGGTACATAACCTTATAGACAaacacgttttgttttgtttgcattcatgtcaagaggtgctcctctattgttttcaagtaacaaaactgaaagaaaaaaattagtttttgacacccaaaaaaatctgcacccatctgtactttatgacaaaaatctgtaatctgtaccgtacagaatctgtaccaaaaaaatcggaaaaatctgtacttttccagataaatctgtacatgtggcaacactgatcGAGAGGGATATCATTCAAAGGCCTCGAATTTACGGTTGCAGTTTCTCCAGGTTCTGTTTAACGGTACGAATCAACCTCTCCGCCCATATGAGAAGACATGGGAGGGATGAAACTCCAAGTCGTCTGCGGCGAGGTGAATTCTGCCACGATCTCATCGTGGTTCATTTCTTCGAGTGCGGTTTGTAGTTCCCTGTTGACCCCCACGAAGTTCGTACCGCGGTCGCTGTATATAGCGGCTGGCACCCCCCTCTTGCCTATCTCTTGCCTATATTACTTAACGCCATGATTCACGAGTCAGTTGTGAGCGAGTGTGCAACTTCCAGATGGATCGCGCGTACAGTCAGTTTTTCCACTCGAGGGCCAATGGAAACTGTCATTGGGCCGAAGTAACCCATCGCCATGTGGTCGAAAGGTTTGCTGTAGGCTGCGAGGCGTGACGGCGGCAAATCACTCATCAGCGGCGCGTGTGGACGAGTTCGTTCGTTTTTGCAGATCTGGCAACTATTCCGGACCGACTTGTAGACGGTTTTCATTCTGGGAACGTAGTAGTGTTGTTTCAGCTCATTTAGAACCGTTTCGTGGCTCTGGTGCAAGAACCGCTGATGGACGTCCAGCACGATGAGCCTGGTGATGCCGTGCTCCCGAGGAAGGATAATGGGATTAGCGACGCTACTGACGATGAACTGGCAAGCGCTGGTTCTCCCGTGGATCCTAAGGAGTCCCTTTGCGTCCATAAAATAAAATGGACAGAGGTGGAACAGAGGGCTGTTCTTAGGGATTTGCTTCCCATGTGATTCTCGAAGGGTAGATAGGATTACAAGCTCCTCACCGTACACGCTTCTTGTGCTATCTAGTACAGGTAGCACTCGGCATTGACCAGCTCGTCGCGCGTGAGTGGTCCGCGGGCTTTGGAAGTCTTTCGCATTGTTCGTTGCATGTTGCTGATAGCTCGGAATACGTACGCTGTAGTCTTCAGTAGGACAGAccattgcacaatgggcaaaaacgagctcataatcccaagaattagaaaccgctggtttggaatcttacaagatacctattcttatgtaaaaaaatgcaggaaatcgattggtgagcGTTTCATTCTGCGCTTATTCCTCTgtgtttgaattagttttaatcgctctaattaggttttactatgtatttaggggtgaattgggcaaaatggactattcttgcatttcgcacagtatggaatggatggaatttgatctTCTGacgttttgacaaaatttggaagctatttatttgagttcgtttcacgggcggcaaataagtttttatactgtttaattagcttttatcgtgatttttggggaaaatagggtaAAATGGGCCACTTCCCGAAGTTTGTGCAGGATAAAACCATCACCAattgatttcctgcatttttttacatagaaataggtatcttgtaagaatccaaaccagcggcttctaattcttgggattacgagttTGTTTTTGCCCATTTTGCATTGGCTGAAGCGGCTTGTATCGATGATCGGCTCGAAAACCTTGAAGTGAATGTGAAGGTACGGTCGAAGCTCCGTATCGGTAACTCTGATGGACTGCTGCGTTGCAGGCCATTCCTTTCCTGTCTTCCAAAGGAAGTCTGGTCCACGAAACCATCGACTAGAGTTGCTCAGATCGGGAGTACTCTTCCATTTGGTCCCGTCGTCCGCCGCGTTTAACTTAGTAGGAACCCCTCGCCATTCCCGTAGATCCGTCGTTTCAAGAATCTCGCTGATCCGCACGCCCACGTACTGGCTGTAGCGCCGGTGATCCGAGTGCAGCCAGCATAAGACGTCCCTGGAATCTGTCCAGAAATAGCGCCTTTGTATCTTGATCGACAGGGATCCTAGAATAGAGTCCGCCAGTCTGAGTCCTAGAACGGCTGCCTGTAGTTCAGAGCGCAGTATAGACAGAAAGTTCAACGGTGCAACACTAGTTTTTGCTCCAGCTAGCGCAACTTTCACTACATTTCCTTCCTGGAATTGTAAGTAGACGACGGCCGCGAAACCATTCTCGCTTGCGTCCACGAGGGTGTGCATTTCAACGGTGCTATCTGCAGATGTGGTGGTCCGGGAACAATGGGGAATCTTGATATCTGAGACACGTGGGAAGACCCGCAGCCATGTGAGCCACTTTTCAAGGTGGGAGTCGTGAATATGATCATTCCAATTGGCGGATGCTctccagatctcctgcagtaggCTTCGGAGAAACATCAGGAAGTGACTGATCAGTCTGAGCAGGTCGAACACCATCATCAGAGTCCTCAGCACGTCGCGCTTTGTAGGTCGTTTACGCCCAGATAGCAGGTCAGCTTCATGGCGGAGGACAGCTTGTATGCAAGCTGCTCTGCAGTATTCTACCACATTCCGAGCACTTTTTCAGTGGTATCTGCTTATCCAATGCTCAGGTTTTTCTCCTTGGTTTCTTCTCCGTCTAGCGCATCACCTACCGCCGATGAGTTGGACACCCAATTTCGTATTTCAAACCCACCAGATTCGTGGATTATCTTCACATCCGTCGCTAGCTGGATTGTATTCTCCACTGTCGCAGCACTGATCAGCATGTCGTCTACGTAATGCTGATGAACAATGGTACGGACGGTCCTGGATACTTCTGCTCAAATTGCATCGCGTGGGTGTTTTTAACGTACTGAGCTATGCTTGGGGAGCAGCTCGCGCCGAACGACATTACTTGCATGACGTACGTGCTGGGAGCTTGATGCATTCTCCTTCCATAGGAAGCGCTGGCAGTGCTGATCCTCCGATCTCATCCTCACTTGATGGAACATTTCCCGGAGACAGCCACTCGAAACTCCCAAAACCGTACTAGGACCGACAGGAGAGAGGTCGACTGAACGGGTTCTTTGAGGAGCACGGAATCCGTACGAAGTCACTGCTGCATCCCAAACAAGCCTTGTTTTGCCGGGTTTGTTGGGGTTGACTACAGGAAAcatcggaaggtaccaaactcGGTCACGTCTCATTTCTAGCTCCTTTGTTGAGAGTTTCCTGATATAGTCCTTGGCCAAATAATCGTTCACTTTCGCGTTTAGCGCCTGTGCTAGATTCGCATCCTTCTGCATTCGCCGATCGAAGCATTCCCACCATCGTAGCGCCATCGATCTGCTGTCTGGAAGCCGGACGTTGTCACACATACCGCCAGAGAAGGCCGAACTCGTAGCGTCCATTCGTGCATCGTGTTAGTGTTTACAGCAGCTCGGTTGCTCTTTGGTCGTCGTTGGATAGCAGCAGTTTGTTCGGCTTACTGATGTCAAGGCTTTCCAGTCAAAAGTACTGTTTCATGGCCTCGTGCATTTCCTTGGAatcggatttggatttggaattgCACTGACAGATTTAAATGCTGTGATGATTAATGTGACTTCCATCATTCGTTGTTCTGGAGCAGCGTCCGTAGATCATCCAGTCCAGGCGCGTCTTGACTGCTATTAGTTCG harbors:
- the LOC128739933 gene encoding uncharacterized protein LOC128739933: MVCPTEDYSVRIPSYQQHATNNAKDFQSPRTTHARRAGQCRVLPVLDSTRSVYGEELVILSTLRESHGKQIPKNSPLFHLCPFYFMDAKGLLRIHGRTSACQFIVSSVANPIILPREHGITRLIVLDVHQRFLHQSHETVLNELKQHYYVPRMKTVYKSVRNSCQICKNERTRPHAPLMSDLPPSRLAAYSKPFDHMAMGYFGPMTVSIGPRVEKLTVRAIHLEVAHSLTTDS